In Sphaeramia orbicularis chromosome 1, fSphaOr1.1, whole genome shotgun sequence, a genomic segment contains:
- the LOC115419198 gene encoding basement membrane-specific heparan sulfate proteoglycan core protein-like, translating to MGFYRKEVKGAAMSLTAVSGFIIFCLTVQVGQTGWSVTYSRTQICAVKGSTVTIGCSYSYPWGAKTIQKIWFTKGSNTEPVDLLRDRDYNNRVKYSYPNEDCTLTITNVKESDSAEYKFRFVTDRQDGRYTGSPGVTLSVTDPRVQVSQSEYYQNPKTLSCEASCVLPKNPSYIWYKNEEKQSRTGRDINVWDSSTTDSYSCAIQEHEDFPSPPVCVVGHTCKRVTYTKRSICAPAGSTVDISCTYNSGDQSITSAFWFRNQEHYYPQPQDLSGDSRYTGRARVFQTQQGQSTLRIIDLRNSDSAQYRFKFTTPSLEWRSSLPGTTLTVTGITVQITPSSAVGPVLQCQTNCPVSDASSYVWYKNGKQIDGERSFLYPGTSDSNNYIDSFSCALKGHEDFPANSVCINGRFCLRVNYNQRSICAHKGSTVDISCTYSGYSFITSEFWFRNQQHYYPQPQDLSGDSRYTVHVQDFQTQRHSTLKITDLRENDSAQYRFKFRTSSFEWNSSLPGTTLTVTALQVQVIRLEVERSQTRVELRCLSSCLPTGHLYYVWFINGQKQSAQYSFSYKRLSSPGENISCAFLRYENNRSPSVYAPKGVLVSKNTSDEIREGSPVTLTCSSDANPAPNYTISRRNVNLSLESVHQGPDLVFRSIQSSDSGEYYCVAENELGRATSSHIVIDVKYPPKSSSISVSSTGNIAEGDSVTLTCTSDAKPKAHHTLNKGNQTLPLQPGGIYYFTSISPEDTGVYYCTSNNTYGQANSSSHFLDVQYPPRIPSMSVSPSGHIVEGSSVTLTCSGDANPAARYTWYKEDEDSPVVSGQVHTIAEFGQEHSGNYYCEAENSRGHNRSVSHQVVLASSMKTATAVSVTCVTLFVIPLAVLLYMRRKRSSKQPAVIRQERPDKKEQPDTGDVHVTPATQEDDLCYSTVAFTKNKNEEDPLYSNIGTVQLHRRREEDEEEENVEYSVVNLKSDSATTGLEEAEEDPSTLYSTVNKIQKNRNMD from the exons TGGGACAGACTGGATGGTCTGTGACTTATTCAAGAACTCAGATCTGTGCAGTAAAAGGCTCAACCGTGACCATAGGCTGCAGCTACAGTTATCCATGGGGCGCAAAGACAATACAAAAAATATGGTTCACCAAAGGGAGCAATACCGAACCTGTGGACTTACTACGTGACAGAGACTACAATAATCGTGTGAAATACAGTTACCCCAATGAAGACTGCACATTGACCATTACAAATGTGAAAGAGAGTGACTCAGCTGAGTACAAGTTCAGGTTTGTAACAGACCGACAAGATGGACGTTacactggttcacctggagtCACTTTGTCTGTCACAG ATCCAAGGGTCCAGGTGAGCCAAAGCGAATATTATCAAAACCCCAAAACACTCAGTTGTGAAGCCAGCTGTGTGTTGCCTAAAAACCCATCCTACATCTGGTACAAGAATGAAGAAAAACAGTCGCGCACAGGTCGTGACATTAATGTATGGGACTCTTCTACAACAGACAGCTACTCATGTGCTATTCAAGAACATGAGGATTTCCCTTCTCCACCAGTGT GTGTCGTCGGTCACACATGCAAAAGAGTGACCTACACCAAGAGAAGCATATGTGCCCCAGCAGGCTCCACAGTGGACATTTCCTGCACTTACAACAGCGGAGATCAGTCTATTACATCAGCGTTCTGGTTTAGAAATCAGGAGCATTATTACCCACAGCCTCAGGATCTCAGTGGAGACTCCAGATACACAGGACGTGCTCGGGTCTTTCAAACACAACAAGGACAGTCCACCCTGAGAATCATTGACCTGAGAAACAGCGATTCAGCCCAGTATCGCTTCAAGTTCACAACACCGAGCCTTGAATGGAGGAGCAGTTTACCGGGTACAACTCTGACTGTCACAG GTATTACGGTGCAGATAACTCCTTCTTCAGCAGTAGGACCAGTGCTGCAGTGTCAAACTAATTGCCCTGTGTCTGATGCTTCATCCTATGTTTGGTACAAAAACGGAAAACAAATAGATGGAGAAAGGTCTTTTCTTTATCCAGGCACAAGTGACAGTAACAATTACATCGACAGCTTTTCTTGTGCTTTGAAAGGACATGAAGATTTTCCCGCAAACTCAGTGT GTATCAATGGTAGATTCTGCTTAAGAGTGAATTACAATCAAAGAAGCATATGTGCCCACAAAGGCTCCACAGTGGATATTTCCTGCACTTACAGTGGATACAGCTTTATCACATCAGAGTTCTGGTTTAGAAATCAGCAGCATTATTACCCACAGCCTCAGGATCTCAGTGGAGACTCCAGATACACAGTACATGTTCAGGATTTTCAAACACAACGACATTCCACTCTGAAAATCACTGACCTGAGAGAGAACGATTCAGCCCAGTATCGCTTCAAGTTCAGGACATCCAGCTTTGAATGGAACAGTAGTTTACCGGGTACAACTCTGACTGTCACAG CTCTGCAGGTTCAGGTGATCCGATTGGAAGTAGAACGGTCTCAAACAAGAGTGGAGCTCAGGTGTCTCAGCAGCTGCTTACCAACTGGTCATCTTTACTATGTCTGGTTCATAAACGGACAGAAACAGAGTGCACAATATTCGTTTTCTTATAAACGCTTGTCTTCACCTGGAGAAAATATCAGCTGTGCCTTCTTGAGATATGAAAACAATCGCTCTCCATCAGTGT ATGCTCCAAAGGGTGTCCTGGTGTCAAAGAACACCTCAGATGAAATCAGGGAGGGCAGTCCAGTGACGCTGACCTGCAGCAGTGATGCTAACCCGGCACCTAATTATACCATATCCAGGAGGAATGTAAATCTAAGCCTTGAGTCTGTTCATCAAGGACCAGACCTTGTCTTCAGGTCCATCCAATCCTCTGATTCTGGAGAGTATTATTGTGTAGCTGAGAACGAGCTGGGGAGGGCGACGAGCTCTCACATTGTTATTGATGTGAAAT ATCCTCCTAAATCTTCCTCTATATCAGTGAGCTCCACTGGTAACATAGCGGAGGGCGATTCAGTGACTCTGACCTGCACCAGTGATGCTAAACCAAAAGCTCATCATACGTTAAACAAGGGGAATCAAACCCTACCTTTACAACCAGGAGGCATCTATTATTTCACCTCCATCAGCCCTGAGGACACCGGAGTCTACTACTGCACATCTAACAATACATATGGCCAGGCTAACTCTTCGTCTCATTTCCTAGATGTCCAGT ATCCTCCTAGAATTCCCTCCATGTCTGTGAGTCCGTCTGGTCACATAGTGGAGGGCAGTTCAGTGACTCTGACGTGTAGCGGTGATGCTAACCCAGCAGCTCGTTACACCtggtacaaggaggatgaagactcACCAGTGGTATCAGGACAGGTCCACACTATTGCAGAATTTGGACAGGAACATAGTGGGAATTATTATTGTGAGGCCGAGAACAGCAGAGGACATAATCGCTCTGTCTCACATCAAGTTGTTTTGGCAA gTTCAATGAAAACAGCAACTGCTGTTTCAGTTACCTGTGTTACCCTGTTTGTCATACCACTTGCTGTTTTGCTATATATGAG AAGAAAGAGGTCCTCAAAACAGCCAGCTGTGATCAGACAAGAAAGACCAgacaaaaaagaacag CCTGACACAGGTGATGTTCATGTGACACCAGCCACCCAGGAGGATGATCTTTGCTACAGCACTGTAGCcttcactaaaaataaaaatgaggaaGACCCTCTGTACTCCAACATCGGCACAGTTCAGCTGCACAGACGTAgggaagaggatgaagaagaggagaatgtgGAGTACAGTGTCGTCAACTTGAAGTCTGACAGTGCTACAacagg atTAGAAGAAGCTGAAGAGGATCCATCGACACTGTATTCTACagtcaacaaaatacaaaaaaataggaACATGGACTGA
- the LOC115419275 gene encoding histone H4, protein MSGRGKGGKGLGKGGAKRHRKVLRDNIQGITKPAIRRLARRGGVKRISGLIYEETRGVLKVFLENVIRDAVTYTEHAKRKTVTAMDVVYALKRQGRTLYGFGG, encoded by the coding sequence ATGAGTGGCAGAGGAAAAGGAGGTAAAGGACTGGGGAAAGGAGGCGCCAAGCGTCACCGCAAAGTCCTCAGAGACAACATCCAGGGCATCACCAAACCCGCTATCCGCCGTCTGGCTCGCCGTGGTGGAGTCAAGCGTATCTCGGGTCTGATCTACGAGGAGACCCGTGGAGTTCTGAAGGTTTTCCTGGAGAACGTCATCCGTGATGCCGTCACCTACACTGAACACGCCAAGAGGAAGACCGTGACCGCCATGGATGTGGTGTATGCTCTGAAGAGACAGGGCCGCACTCTGTACGGATTCGGAGgttaa